In uncultured Cohaesibacter sp., a genomic segment contains:
- a CDS encoding ABC transporter permease, which yields MAAVAGRPPSGRCLQDVEKDSSGTRRNGMKLFLRRYVGAFASIFSSWSAFSTMVLATFLYAALYPQPYLGEVVRKAPIVAVDQDGSTSSRALLRRIANTDGVRIAATVHDMHAAKDLFYKREAYGIVIIPPQFEQTLLGGHPSPIAAYGDASYFIIYSAIVSAVRDAASTMGTEVQFARLTAAGTDATSATSLISPINITSVTLFNPEGGYNSYVVPAAFVLILQQTLLMGIGILQSGRRNRRGAEMLAEPVAYITLYLVLIFFSQEMLPRLYHIPKIGETHTLFLVALPFLTATCALGYVITRLIPWREGILFFLVVLGMPLFFLSGVSWPFEEIPPVIHALSLLFPSTTAITAIVQVNQMGADYQDVLPTVYTLLGLTVFYSLLSVGIGALKRRQ from the coding sequence ATGGCTGCTGTTGCTGGTCGTCCTCCTTCGGGCAGATGCCTACAAGACGTCGAAAAAGACAGCTCAGGCACAAGGAGAAATGGCATGAAGCTCTTTCTTCGTCGATATGTGGGCGCGTTTGCCTCCATTTTTTCAAGCTGGAGCGCTTTTTCGACCATGGTGCTGGCAACGTTCCTTTACGCAGCACTCTATCCTCAGCCCTATTTGGGAGAGGTTGTCAGAAAAGCTCCCATCGTGGCTGTTGATCAGGACGGGTCAACTTCCAGCCGTGCCCTGTTGCGCCGTATTGCCAATACCGATGGTGTGCGCATTGCTGCCACCGTACATGATATGCACGCCGCAAAAGATCTGTTCTACAAACGAGAGGCCTATGGAATCGTGATCATTCCGCCCCAGTTCGAGCAGACTTTGCTAGGCGGTCATCCCTCGCCGATTGCGGCCTATGGAGATGCCAGTTATTTCATCATTTACAGTGCAATCGTCAGCGCGGTAAGGGATGCAGCATCCACTATGGGCACCGAGGTGCAATTTGCGCGATTGACGGCGGCTGGAACAGACGCCACCAGCGCTACCTCCCTGATTTCACCAATCAACATTACATCCGTCACTCTGTTCAACCCCGAAGGGGGCTATAATAGCTATGTGGTTCCGGCGGCCTTTGTGCTGATATTGCAGCAAACGCTGCTGATGGGTATCGGGATTTTGCAGTCAGGGCGGAGAAACCGCCGTGGAGCGGAAATGCTGGCCGAACCGGTGGCCTATATCACACTCTATCTGGTGCTGATCTTCTTTTCGCAAGAGATGTTGCCGCGGCTCTATCATATCCCGAAAATCGGAGAGACGCACACTCTGTTTCTCGTGGCGCTTCCTTTCCTTACGGCCACATGCGCGCTGGGTTATGTTATCACGCGTCTCATTCCATGGCGGGAAGGCATTCTTTTCTTTCTGGTCGTTCTGGGGATGCCGCTATTCTTCTTGTCTGGCGTGTCCTGGCCGTTTGAAGAGATCCCGCCGGTCATTCATGCCCTGTCTCTTCTTTTCCCTTCCACAACAGCGATCACGGCGATTGTGCAGGTCAACCAGATGGGGGCTGATTATCAGGATGTGTTGCCCACGGTTTATACCCTACTTGGTTTAACCGTGTTCTATTCTCTCCTTTCCGTCGGCATTGGGGCTCTCAAACGGCGCCAGTAA
- a CDS encoding ABC transporter permease — protein sequence MLLPFPLILFITLAMVFHSGLPTGLPVGVVDLDGTMMSHQVTRMVDATPDVDVKLHLASLSEAKRALVSRKAYAVLYIPKNMERDLQLGHRPNLVMFINNQLYTTGSITHRAIASALSTFNVGVSIQTRMARGADRDSATAAAQPIPLQINPLFNPTLNYIQFLLAAIMPAILQIFVSVSAALSFSRDHHTAAGMPRAMRLGGSAFRVIAGKLLPYTIIWSMMLMLTDAIIFGGFDGSFHGNIAFHFVYGAIFILASQFLGACGALLSRDTAATLGFVGVLTAPAFGFAGVSYPRIMMNQFARWWGDMIPLTSYLELRTDQVLRGTPIHYSLPEFYWALATMVGWLLLLVVLLRADAYKTSKKTAQAQGEMA from the coding sequence ATGCTGTTGCCATTTCCCCTGATCCTGTTTATCACGCTGGCGATGGTTTTCCATTCCGGCTTGCCAACCGGACTGCCGGTTGGTGTGGTGGATCTTGATGGCACGATGATGTCTCATCAAGTCACCCGCATGGTGGATGCAACGCCGGATGTCGATGTGAAGCTACATTTGGCCTCTTTGAGCGAAGCCAAGAGGGCCCTCGTTTCCCGCAAGGCTTATGCCGTGCTTTATATTCCGAAAAATATGGAGCGGGATTTGCAGCTGGGTCATCGGCCTAATTTGGTGATGTTCATCAACAATCAGCTCTATACGACAGGCAGCATCACGCACCGGGCAATCGCGAGTGCTCTTAGCACCTTCAATGTCGGGGTCAGTATCCAAACCCGTATGGCTCGAGGGGCCGATCGGGACAGTGCTACGGCCGCAGCGCAGCCTATTCCGCTTCAGATCAATCCGCTTTTCAATCCGACTCTCAACTATATTCAATTTTTGCTTGCAGCAATCATGCCTGCAATTTTGCAGATCTTTGTGAGCGTGAGTGCTGCTCTTTCCTTTTCAAGGGATCATCACACAGCAGCGGGCATGCCACGCGCCATGCGCCTTGGCGGTTCTGCGTTTCGGGTAATCGCGGGAAAACTTCTGCCCTATACGATCATCTGGAGCATGATGCTGATGCTGACGGATGCGATTATTTTCGGTGGATTTGACGGATCGTTTCATGGAAATATCGCGTTCCACTTCGTCTATGGAGCCATTTTCATTCTTGCGAGCCAGTTCTTGGGCGCATGCGGGGCTTTGTTGAGCCGGGATACGGCTGCAACACTGGGATTTGTCGGCGTCCTGACCGCGCCTGCATTCGGGTTTGCCGGAGTGAGTTATCCCCGCATCATGATGAACCAGTTTGCGCGCTGGTGGGGTGATATGATCCCGCTGACGTCCTATCTGGAATTGCGCACGGATCAGGTTTTGCGCGGCACGCCAATCCATTATTCACTACCGGAATTCTATTGGGCATTGGCGACGATGGTCGGATGGCTGCTGTTGCTGGTCGTCCTCCTTCGGGCAGATGCCTACAAGACGTCGAAAAAGACAGCTCAGGCACAAGGAGAAATGGCATGA
- a CDS encoding efflux RND transporter periplasmic adaptor subunit: protein MLKRKAFWLVILLFLLVGAYTTWSATRTEALLVQGEVDATRIDLAAEVSARVSDTPVNFGDRVTVGQVLVELSSPQLKASLASAKAALDVAKANKRLTFSTRPETIDAARATLGQADAAFDLASKTYERLAKLRETDTVSVQRLDQAAQSLQQAREARKAAEAQLELAIQGASEEQKAVSVAQVEQAEAAVGQIETNIAELTIYAPMDGQITARMAEKGKFFAAGAPQISMIDVDHLWFTFNLREDLLNGLTIGQQLNVHVPALGGRVVPAKITAINVEGSYANWRATKATGDFDLRTFSIRAEPVTQDKDLRPGMSALLKWGTEDKLGL from the coding sequence ATGTTGAAAAGAAAAGCTTTCTGGCTCGTTATTCTCCTGTTCCTCTTGGTCGGTGCCTATACCACCTGGTCAGCAACTCGGACGGAAGCTTTGCTTGTTCAGGGCGAAGTAGACGCAACGCGCATCGACCTTGCGGCGGAGGTTTCTGCGCGCGTTTCCGACACTCCTGTCAATTTCGGCGATCGGGTAACCGTGGGGCAAGTTCTTGTCGAACTGTCGAGCCCCCAGCTCAAGGCCAGTCTGGCGAGCGCAAAAGCGGCTCTCGATGTTGCGAAGGCGAATAAACGGCTGACATTTTCAACGCGACCCGAGACCATTGATGCTGCGCGTGCGACGCTCGGACAGGCTGATGCCGCTTTCGATCTGGCCTCCAAGACCTACGAGCGTTTGGCCAAGCTGAGAGAAACCGATACGGTTTCGGTTCAACGGCTGGATCAGGCTGCCCAGTCCTTGCAACAGGCAAGAGAGGCGCGCAAGGCCGCCGAGGCCCAGCTTGAACTGGCCATTCAGGGCGCTAGCGAAGAGCAAAAAGCGGTTTCCGTGGCGCAAGTCGAGCAGGCGGAAGCAGCCGTAGGGCAGATCGAGACCAATATTGCCGAGCTGACGATTTATGCTCCGATGGATGGTCAAATTACGGCCCGCATGGCAGAAAAGGGCAAGTTTTTTGCCGCAGGGGCTCCGCAGATTTCAATGATTGATGTGGACCATCTCTGGTTCACATTCAATTTGCGCGAGGATCTTTTGAACGGCCTGACCATCGGCCAGCAGTTGAACGTGCATGTGCCGGCGCTGGGGGGCAGGGTTGTTCCCGCCAAGATTACTGCCATCAATGTGGAAGGAAGCTACGCCAACTGGCGTGCCACCAAAGCAACGGGTGATTTTGATCTCAGAACCTTTTCCATTCGCGCAGAGCCTGTCACACAGGACAAGGATCTCCGGCCCGGCATGAGTGCCTTGCTCAAGTGGGGCACTGAAGACAAATTGGGCCTATAA
- a CDS encoding TetR/AcrR family transcriptional regulator, with the protein MAEDIKATGKSNRRPPGRPPTHKDGELQKRLIDIAGEEFLASGYEHTRVQIVAEKAGISTRTFYKFIPNKAELFRMVAEEWLQRELQRFDQVPTTDGDGSSQLEGLILFYSRLLMSPNYRRTAYIMITEMKNFPEILKEQQKVSECFYQAFDNRIIQLCESGKIDCPAPALAAEMLRTMISGLQRQIVFGGRTKDMSDDELIEWSKNCAALFLNGCGSGSSFHRRR; encoded by the coding sequence ATGGCAGAAGACATAAAAGCAACCGGTAAGAGCAATCGGCGTCCACCGGGTAGACCTCCGACCCACAAGGACGGCGAGCTTCAGAAAAGGCTGATCGATATCGCTGGTGAAGAGTTTCTGGCGTCTGGCTATGAACATACGCGAGTCCAGATCGTCGCAGAAAAAGCGGGCATTTCGACACGCACATTCTATAAGTTCATCCCTAACAAGGCCGAGCTGTTTCGCATGGTTGCCGAGGAATGGTTGCAGCGGGAGCTCCAGCGCTTCGATCAGGTGCCCACAACAGATGGCGATGGTTCGAGTCAACTCGAAGGCCTGATTCTGTTCTATTCAAGGCTGCTGATGAGCCCGAACTACAGGCGAACGGCTTATATCATGATCACGGAAATGAAGAATTTCCCTGAAATCCTGAAAGAGCAGCAAAAAGTGTCTGAATGCTTTTATCAAGCGTTTGACAATCGCATTATCCAACTCTGTGAAAGTGGAAAGATCGACTGTCCGGCCCCTGCTCTCGCGGCAGAAATGCTCAGAACCATGATCAGCGGTTTGCAGCGTCAAATCGTGTTCGGCGGCCGAACAAAAGACATGTCTGACGATGAACTGATTGAATGGTCAAAGAATTGTGCCGCTCTCTTCCTGAACGGCTGTGGCTCGGGCTCATCTTTTCACCGGCGGCGATAA
- a CDS encoding SDR family oxidoreductase: MAFDLELAGKRVLVTGGTGGTGTAVAEFFAEQGARVMTTARKPPEALATATSFVAADVTTPEGCATVGKAVEDQFNGLDILVHVLGGSSAPAGGYAALTDEEWGRAIALNLMAAVRLDRLLLPGMVAQGKGVIAHVTSIQRQMPLPESTTAYAAAKAALSTYSKSLSKEVGPAGVRVVRISPGWIETDAALALADRLASDAGTDREGGKRIIMQGLGGIPIGRPTRPEEVAELIGFLCSPRAGAITGSEHVIDGGTVPVA; the protein is encoded by the coding sequence ATGGCTTTTGATCTTGAGCTTGCTGGCAAGCGGGTTCTGGTAACCGGTGGGACAGGAGGAACAGGTACAGCTGTGGCCGAGTTCTTCGCTGAGCAGGGCGCTCGCGTTATGACCACGGCGCGCAAGCCTCCTGAGGCTTTGGCAACAGCCACGTCCTTTGTCGCTGCTGATGTCACCACACCTGAAGGATGCGCAACAGTTGGCAAAGCGGTTGAGGATCAGTTCAATGGGCTTGATATACTCGTCCATGTTCTTGGTGGCTCTTCCGCTCCGGCCGGTGGGTATGCTGCGCTGACAGATGAGGAGTGGGGCCGAGCCATTGCTCTCAATCTCATGGCCGCGGTCCGTCTTGATCGTCTGCTGCTGCCCGGAATGGTCGCGCAAGGCAAAGGTGTCATTGCCCATGTCACCTCGATCCAGCGCCAGATGCCGCTACCTGAATCGACAACGGCTTACGCCGCCGCGAAGGCAGCCCTATCGACCTATTCGAAAAGCCTGTCCAAAGAGGTCGGGCCCGCAGGGGTCAGGGTTGTCAGGATCTCGCCTGGCTGGATTGAGACAGACGCAGCACTGGCGCTGGCTGATCGTCTGGCGAGCGATGCAGGTACGGATCGTGAGGGCGGCAAGCGGATCATCATGCAGGGTCTCGGCGGTATTCCGATTGGTCGGCCAACACGGCCGGAGGAAGTTGCCGAGTTGATCGGCTTCCTGTGCTCACCGCGTGCAGGCGCGATCACTGGCAGCGAACATGTGATTGACGGAGGCACTGTACCTGTTGCCTAA
- a CDS encoding nuclear transport factor 2 family protein — MTDTVPIAVLRYFAARSPQAVANSFSDEGTALDEGNTYHGKAEILQWREAASKIQFEEEILSSRQVGAQTIESCRLTGDFKGSPVNLDFSFELDGDRISRLEIA; from the coding sequence ATGACCGACACAGTGCCCATTGCCGTTCTGCGCTACTTCGCAGCCCGATCACCGCAGGCCGTTGCCAACAGCTTCAGTGATGAAGGCACCGCTCTGGATGAAGGCAATACCTATCACGGCAAAGCCGAAATCCTTCAATGGCGAGAGGCCGCGAGCAAGATCCAGTTTGAAGAAGAAATTCTCTCCTCCAGGCAGGTCGGAGCTCAAACAATCGAGTCTTGCCGCCTGACCGGCGACTTCAAGGGAAGTCCTGTGAATCTGGACTTCAGTTTCGAGTTGGACGGGGACCGGATCAGCCGGCTGGAGATTGCGTGA
- a CDS encoding helix-turn-helix domain-containing protein, translated as MMDQMDTPHEYTQESAAEGVEAALRMIEGRWKLIILFHLFGGRILRFSELERAIPGVSQKMLIQQLRQMEGDGIVKRTVYPEVPPKVEYSLTDWGQSLCPALDALLTWAANRPNKSC; from the coding sequence ATGATGGATCAAATGGATACGCCTCACGAATACACACAGGAAAGTGCAGCCGAAGGCGTTGAAGCCGCCCTTCGCATGATCGAGGGACGATGGAAACTGATCATCCTGTTCCATCTGTTCGGAGGGCGGATTCTGCGCTTTTCCGAACTGGAGCGCGCGATCCCCGGGGTATCACAGAAGATGCTGATCCAGCAGCTCCGGCAGATGGAAGGCGATGGCATCGTGAAACGAACCGTGTATCCAGAGGTGCCGCCTAAGGTGGAGTATAGTCTGACCGATTGGGGGCAATCCCTTTGCCCCGCACTTGATGCGCTCCTCACCTGGGCGGCCAATCGTCCCAATAAGAGCTGCTAA
- a CDS encoding LysR family transcriptional regulator encodes MKDKERKSETSIHDLRAFVAIVEQGSFSKAASSLQISQPTVSLRLQNLEDKLGLRLIDRKNGISLTAMGRPLYNQARRLIQELEMFETTAQELGDLQKGNLRVGFSTPQLSINLLGAYRRANPGIELSLKQSQTWALLEDLKRSEIDVAILTLPELPTDTFHSVLLFRQKLSCLVPIDHELAQIESVSWARILKEPLLVRNKPSMTYSQLETEMMQKKFDMNPFLSLPSREAVREAVACGLGVGIIFESEVGADRRTKTVHIDDAAEGSGVYVTTLEDIKGLPAISAFLELAESHKQH; translated from the coding sequence GTGAAGGACAAGGAACGCAAAAGCGAGACGAGCATTCACGATCTGCGAGCCTTTGTTGCGATTGTCGAGCAGGGTAGCTTTTCGAAGGCAGCCAGCTCACTGCAAATCTCGCAACCGACGGTCTCTCTGCGCCTCCAGAACTTGGAAGACAAATTGGGTCTGCGGCTCATCGACAGGAAGAACGGCATTTCCCTGACAGCTATGGGGCGTCCGCTCTACAATCAGGCGCGACGTCTCATTCAGGAACTTGAGATGTTCGAGACGACGGCGCAGGAATTGGGGGATCTGCAGAAAGGGAATCTACGGGTCGGTTTCAGCACGCCCCAACTCTCGATCAATCTGCTCGGTGCCTACAGAAGAGCGAACCCGGGCATCGAACTCAGTCTGAAACAATCCCAGACATGGGCTTTGCTGGAAGATCTCAAGCGCAGCGAGATCGATGTCGCTATTCTCACGCTGCCGGAGTTGCCAACCGATACGTTCCATTCGGTGCTCTTGTTCCGGCAGAAGCTCTCCTGCCTTGTCCCGATCGATCACGAACTTGCGCAAATTGAGAGCGTTTCCTGGGCGCGGATCCTGAAAGAACCGCTGCTGGTTCGTAACAAGCCTTCCATGACCTACAGTCAGCTCGAAACCGAAATGATGCAGAAGAAGTTCGATATGAACCCCTTCCTGTCCTTGCCGAGCCGTGAAGCCGTGCGCGAGGCTGTGGCTTGTGGTCTTGGTGTCGGCATCATCTTTGAGTCCGAAGTCGGTGCGGACCGCAGAACAAAGACCGTTCACATTGATGACGCGGCCGAGGGAAGCGGTGTTTACGTGACCACACTGGAAGATATCAAGGGTTTGCCTGCGATTTCAGCCTTCCTTGAGCTGGCCGAGAGCCACAAACAGCATTAA
- a CDS encoding CehA/McbA family metallohydrolase, which translates to MLDPFLAPGQFWRGNLHGHSNRSDARLTPEEACATYRENGYDFTALSDHFRPNYDYPITDSRPFRQEGFTTLIGAELHAPQTSRGVDWHILAVGLPFDFARPVDDETGAELARRASLAGAFVAVAHPHWYQLQLEDALTIDVADAVEIYNHTSQVNCDRGYGLEFYDAMLSRGERLNAIAVDDSHFKADDSLGGWVMVKAAENEPDALLKALKAGHFYSTQGPEIYDISRDGDELVFSCSAAQSIMLLGQVSENTRVHGTDLTEARLSLRKFKGSWCRAVIVDAAGKRAWTNPLWLDD; encoded by the coding sequence ATGCTTGACCCGTTCCTTGCACCCGGCCAGTTCTGGCGTGGCAATCTGCATGGTCACTCCAATAGGAGTGATGCCCGACTAACACCTGAGGAAGCCTGCGCGACCTACAGGGAAAATGGATATGACTTCACGGCCCTTTCGGATCATTTCCGTCCGAATTATGACTATCCGATCACAGACAGCCGCCCTTTCCGGCAAGAGGGTTTCACAACCCTGATCGGAGCCGAATTGCATGCTCCGCAGACATCCAGAGGGGTTGATTGGCACATTCTCGCGGTTGGGCTGCCATTTGATTTCGCCAGACCAGTCGATGACGAGACCGGCGCAGAACTGGCTCGGCGCGCTTCTCTGGCCGGGGCCTTTGTTGCTGTGGCACATCCCCATTGGTATCAGCTTCAGCTTGAAGACGCCCTGACGATTGATGTTGCTGATGCGGTCGAGATCTACAACCATACAAGCCAGGTCAATTGTGACCGTGGATATGGACTGGAATTCTACGACGCCATGCTTAGCCGTGGTGAGCGCCTGAATGCGATTGCTGTCGACGACAGCCATTTCAAAGCAGACGACAGTCTGGGCGGCTGGGTCATGGTCAAAGCGGCGGAAAATGAACCAGATGCTCTGCTCAAGGCGCTGAAGGCCGGTCATTTCTATTCCACACAAGGCCCTGAAATCTACGACATTTCAAGGGACGGTGATGAGCTTGTTTTCTCTTGCAGCGCGGCACAATCCATCATGTTGCTCGGGCAGGTTAGCGAGAATACGCGCGTGCATGGGACCGATCTGACCGAGGCGCGTCTCAGCCTTCGCAAATTCAAAGGCAGTTGGTGCCGTGCGGTTATCGTTGATGCTGCTGGCAAGCGAGCCTGGACCAACCCTCTGTGGCTGGATGATTAA
- a CDS encoding ABC transporter substrate-binding protein — MKKLLLSLMVSTLLVAPVTASELRVALSTFEGGLDPQDTTGNSGAPFLYNIFDTLIERDSFKSPLTFKPGLATEWKEISPTVWELKLRQGVKFHNGSEMTAEDVAFSLNRMFHHEDPQFFSAWGRWAYNFKNVEVVDPYTVRVETHRAEPLFETLMSARSFGIVSKDYVEKVGFDESKLHPIGTGPYKVTSFVPDETITMERFADYWGEPGALDKVEMTHVKEVASRVTGIVNGEFDIATNIPPDQRSSLETGDLSIMGVQWPMFHVYVIAMNNKPTDNPLVRKAMRLCTDRQALVDGLWEGKAGVPKAHQFAAYGEPLYMPELETIKYDPEQAKELLKEVGYNGEPILAQFPDHYYLYGDLAAQVIQQQWAQCGLNLQIQIVDKYDYEELNMRGWSNPMYYPDPMGAMDTHWSSSSWTAQRNLWTPNSPEWAPTYEKARFSTDVNERKEAYKKLLELSEEESGWLLLYRPYELYAMHKDVSFEIPSMQRPYVLSFRAGEIKVGE, encoded by the coding sequence ATGAAGAAATTACTCTTGTCTCTTATGGTCAGCACTCTGCTCGTTGCTCCTGTTACCGCATCAGAGCTTCGCGTTGCGCTGTCCACTTTTGAAGGAGGGCTTGACCCTCAAGACACCACCGGCAACTCCGGTGCGCCTTTTCTTTACAATATTTTTGACACCCTGATTGAGCGTGACAGCTTCAAAAGCCCGCTTACTTTCAAACCGGGTCTGGCTACCGAATGGAAAGAGATCTCTCCTACGGTTTGGGAATTGAAGCTGCGTCAGGGCGTCAAGTTCCACAATGGCTCAGAGATGACAGCTGAAGACGTTGCCTTCTCGCTCAACCGCATGTTCCATCATGAAGATCCTCAATTCTTCTCTGCCTGGGGACGCTGGGCTTATAACTTCAAGAATGTCGAGGTCGTTGACCCTTACACGGTACGCGTCGAAACTCACCGCGCGGAGCCTCTTTTCGAAACCCTGATGTCTGCCCGATCCTTCGGCATTGTTTCAAAAGACTATGTCGAAAAAGTGGGATTTGACGAAAGCAAGCTGCATCCTATCGGAACCGGCCCTTATAAAGTGACCAGCTTTGTTCCTGATGAGACAATCACAATGGAGCGTTTTGCTGACTATTGGGGCGAACCGGGTGCTCTGGACAAGGTGGAAATGACCCACGTGAAGGAAGTCGCATCCCGCGTGACCGGCATCGTCAATGGCGAATTCGACATCGCAACGAACATCCCACCTGACCAGCGTTCTTCTCTCGAAACGGGCGATCTGAGCATCATGGGCGTTCAGTGGCCCATGTTCCATGTCTATGTCATCGCCATGAACAACAAGCCGACCGACAATCCGCTGGTCCGCAAGGCCATGCGTCTTTGCACAGATCGTCAGGCGCTTGTCGATGGTCTCTGGGAAGGCAAAGCGGGCGTGCCAAAAGCCCATCAGTTTGCCGCTTATGGCGAGCCTCTCTATATGCCTGAGCTGGAAACGATCAAATATGATCCCGAGCAGGCCAAGGAATTGCTCAAGGAAGTTGGTTACAATGGCGAACCCATTCTCGCCCAGTTCCCTGACCACTATTATCTTTATGGTGATCTTGCCGCTCAGGTCATCCAGCAGCAGTGGGCACAGTGTGGCCTCAACCTGCAGATCCAGATCGTAGACAAGTATGACTATGAAGAACTGAACATGCGCGGCTGGTCGAACCCGATGTATTATCCGGATCCTATGGGCGCAATGGATACGCACTGGTCCAGTAGTTCCTGGACCGCCCAGCGCAATCTCTGGACGCCAAATTCCCCTGAATGGGCTCCGACTTACGAGAAAGCGCGTTTCAGCACCGATGTGAACGAACGCAAGGAAGCCTACAAGAAGCTGCTTGAGCTTTCTGAGGAAGAATCCGGCTGGTTGCTGCTCTATCGTCCATACGAGCTTTATGCCATGCACAAGGATGTGTCTTTCGAAATTCCATCCATGCAGCGTCCATATGTTCTGTCATTTCGTGCTGGTGAAATAAAAGTCGGCGAATAA
- a CDS encoding ABC transporter permease, whose amino-acid sequence MLRFFSYRFIRALVTVFLVLVMAFLTLRFSGTPFEQMYPDDLTPEMEAALMQKYGLDRPLLEQFVTYLDQASHGEFGRSLKNREKVVSLYLQKLPYTLLIGGLALVLAIAVGIPLGAYSALYRTRFSSRAGMTFAFLGYAMPHFVIGIGLVLLFGYYWRLLPTTGMSTPYHLILPVITLAIPMIAGLSRFMRAAMLDAVSHSHVLTAASKGMTDQRLVRSHILRNALLPLITVIGLEVTGLINGSIFVESVFSLPGIGRIFTSAVEQRDFPVLQFGVIAYAMIVVIVNLLTDVSYVIIDPRVRLEKD is encoded by the coding sequence ATGCTGCGTTTCTTCTCTTACCGGTTCATCAGAGCACTCGTGACCGTTTTCCTGGTGCTGGTCATGGCTTTTCTGACCTTGCGTTTTTCAGGCACGCCCTTCGAGCAGATGTATCCCGATGACCTGACGCCCGAAATGGAAGCAGCCCTGATGCAGAAATATGGTCTGGACCGGCCTCTGCTTGAGCAATTCGTGACCTATCTGGATCAGGCATCCCATGGAGAATTTGGCCGGAGCCTTAAGAACCGTGAGAAGGTTGTCAGCCTCTATTTGCAGAAGCTTCCCTACACCCTGTTGATCGGAGGGCTCGCGCTTGTGCTGGCAATCGCGGTGGGCATTCCATTGGGGGCATATTCGGCGCTCTATCGAACGCGGTTCTCCTCGCGCGCAGGAATGACTTTTGCTTTTCTCGGTTACGCCATGCCGCATTTCGTGATTGGCATCGGACTGGTGCTTCTCTTTGGCTACTATTGGCGTTTGCTGCCGACTACAGGCATGAGTACTCCCTATCATCTCATTCTGCCGGTGATCACCCTAGCGATCCCGATGATCGCGGGTCTTTCCCGTTTCATGAGGGCAGCCATGTTAGATGCGGTTTCCCATAGTCACGTTTTAACCGCTGCCTCAAAGGGCATGACCGACCAGCGATTGGTGCGCTCCCATATTCTCAGAAATGCCCTGTTGCCTCTTATCACTGTTATCGGGCTCGAAGTCACAGGACTGATCAACGGGTCTATCTTCGTGGAGAGCGTGTTTTCCCTTCCCGGTATCGGCCGAATCTTCACATCCGCTGTTGAACAGCGAGATTTCCCGGTTCTGCAATTTGGCGTCATCGCCTACGCGATGATCGTCGTGATCGTGAATCTGCTCACGGATGTGTCCTATGTGATCATTGACCCGCGTGTAAGGTTGGAGAAGGATTGA
- a CDS encoding ABC transporter permease — MTISISAPAESVSERGERKFRFRFDRLTLSAGALLFIILLGVLAPLIAPHNPDAVNLIHRNTPPIWYENGTFAHVLGTDNLGRDLLSRCLFGIRTSFGIAILGLIFSAFLGVGIGMAAGLGGPVLDHVLMTIVDAFITLPNMLLMLCGVALLGKEIWVLVLLIGLVKWEGYSRLVRGQVLSLREQGYVEASQTLGASRWRIAIRHILPNLASPLVVILTLAFPGVLLMESGLSFLGVGVQPPISSLGRMIGDGRDYLIHSWWISGMPSIVLVIITLLFQLIGDSLRDRLDVTNND; from the coding sequence ATGACGATTTCAATAAGTGCTCCGGCCGAGAGTGTTTCCGAGCGCGGGGAGCGTAAATTCCGCTTTCGGTTTGATCGCTTGACCCTGTCGGCAGGGGCTTTGCTCTTTATCATTCTGCTTGGCGTTCTGGCTCCGCTCATAGCTCCACACAATCCCGATGCGGTCAATCTGATCCATCGCAATACGCCACCCATCTGGTATGAAAACGGCACATTCGCGCATGTTCTAGGAACCGACAATCTGGGGCGGGATTTGCTGTCGCGTTGCTTATTCGGCATCCGAACCAGTTTCGGGATTGCTATCCTCGGACTCATTTTCTCTGCATTTCTTGGCGTCGGCATCGGCATGGCTGCGGGCCTTGGCGGACCGGTCCTTGATCATGTTCTGATGACCATTGTCGACGCTTTCATCACACTGCCGAATATGCTCTTGATGCTCTGCGGAGTGGCGCTTTTGGGCAAGGAAATCTGGGTTCTCGTCCTGCTTATCGGGCTGGTCAAATGGGAGGGCTATTCAAGACTGGTGCGGGGACAAGTTCTCTCCTTGCGCGAACAAGGATATGTCGAAGCCTCGCAAACCCTTGGAGCGTCTCGTTGGCGCATCGCGATCCGCCATATTCTTCCCAATCTGGCTTCCCCCTTGGTGGTTATTCTCACGCTCGCATTTCCGGGAGTTCTACTCATGGAATCGGGCCTTTCTTTTCTGGGGGTCGGCGTTCAGCCGCCCATATCCTCTCTTGGCCGGATGATCGGTGACGGGCGCGATTATCTCATTCACAGTTGGTGGATTTCGGGCATGCCCTCCATCGTGCTTGTCATAATCACCCTCCTTTTCCAATTGATCGGAGACAGCCTGCGCGACCGGCTGGATGTGACCAACAATGACTGA